The Ignavibacteriota bacterium genome contains the following window.
TCACATCCAAGCCTTTATTACATATTGGTTTAAATGAAACATATACATACACTCCTGAAATTGAAACAAATATTGAAGAAGCTGAATTTATTTATTCTTTAGTAAATTCACCTGAAGATGTTGAATTTGATAGCCAAACCGGTGAATTAGTCTGGCAACCTAAAAAATCTGGATTACACCATTTCAAGATTGAAGTCAAAGCAATTGCGGGAGATAAAATTATTGCCTCAGCTGTACAAACATGGTCTGTAATGGTAAAGGAATGTTCTGAGCTTGCTACTGTTTCCGGTACTGTTAATGATGTTGATGGAAATAGTATTAAAATGGGTATGATTTCAGTTTTTAGTTATTCTGATAATAATGGAAGACTTAATAAATCATTTGTGTTCAATGCAAGATTTGAAAATGGAATTTTCGAGATACCAAATCTTGATAAAGGTGAATATTACATTCTTGTAGAAGCATTCTCAATGAATAATACAACAGCATATTATCCAACATGGTATGATAATGCTATAAATTTTGATGATGCAAAACCAATTGAAATTGACTGTGGAGATGAAATCGAACTTGCTTTCATTATAAAAGAAATTCCAAAACCTAAGATGTATAAAGTTAGTGGTAAAGTTGTTGATGCAGATGATTTTGAGCCTGTTCGTAATGGTGTTGTCGAATTCAGGGGTGAAGACATTAACTCAGGAAAAATGATAGGACACACATTCAAATTAAATCAAAACGGAACTTTTGAAGGTAAACTTCCTGATTCGTTTATATACAAAGCCGTTGCGAGCGGAGTATATTTCTCTAATGACCAAAACAGACCACAGGCATATTTCCCTCAGTTCTATGAATTAGCCGATAATCCGACAGATGCAAAATCAATAATGCTCACAGATGATAGAACTGATATTGATTTTTATCTTGTAAAAGTACCTAATTATGAAAACAATATTTACGGAACTGTTGTTGACATTGAGGACAATCCGCTTGAAGGTATTGAAGTAACTGCTTTCTTAGTCAACTCTGACGGCAAATTCGTAAAGTATATTTACATGGGGAAATCATCAATTACCGATGAATTTGGAAACTACAAAATTGAAAATCTAATTCCCGGTGATTATGTTATTCTTGCAAGACCGCATTCAAGAACTCTTTCACCCGGTTTCTATGTTGAAGACGACATTTCTACTCTCTCATGGCAGGAAGCTACACGGGTAAGTGTTGACGAAGAAGGAAGCCACGGTAGCTACCAAATCACTCTAACACTAATTGAAAGAAACGGAGGAAAAGGAATAGTTCGTGGTAATGTTGGCAGAGACAAAAAAGGCTTTGTAAACTCTAAAGATGACCCTTCTGATGCAATTTTAGGTGCTAGTGTTTATCTTGTAAATGCAAAAAATAACGTTACTCATTCATTATCTACTGATGAATTTGGAAAATTTGAATTGAACAACGTTGCTGAAGGTACTTATACACTTGTACTTGATAAAATTGGTTATCAGGGCAGCAAAACTGAAATTACAATAGGTGATGGAAATGTTGTTGAAAAAGATATGGAAATGTCACCGGTTGATGTTACAAGTGTAAATGATGAAATCACATTTGGATTCGAAGTATATCCAAATCCAGCTACTGATTTTGTAAATGTGCAAATAGAGCAAGTTAATACTGAATCACGCATTATTCTATATAATAACACAGGTATTGAAGTTTTAAGATTGAATGCTTTGACAGGCAATATTCAGTCCATTAATACAAGCGAACTGCCTGCCGGTTCATACTTCCTCAAAGTATTGAATGGCAATGATTATTCAATCAAGCCAATTATTATTATCAAATAAATAAAGATTTGAATAAATAATAAACATACCTCACTCTCATCAATATCCTCCCTTTTTTTCAAAGGGGAGGATTTTATTTTGCAGTTATCAGTTAAACTAAAATTGCCCAACATGAATAATGAATGTCGTACAAAAATGTATTGTCAGTCTGAGTGGAGTCGAAGACTAAAGAATACACTTCGACTTCGCTCAATGTGACACGACTCGCTCTATGTGACACTGGGATGTTGTTATGATATGTTTTGTCAGTCTGAGCGTAGTCGAAGACTAAAGAATACACTTCGACTTCGCTCAATAGCAACTGGCATAATTTTAAATCAATGATATATAAGTGCTTGCAAATCGCTAAAAACAGTTTCCTATATATTTCCAACAATTTTTGAAATTATCAGTATGATGTTGAAAAATATACGAAGAAGTCGTTGTGGGTGAATAAACATTATTTTAATAGTTTATAGTACCTTGATTAATATACTGCTCAAGACCTGCACTGGAGAAAGCATTCGGATAATTTTGTCAAGCTACTGAAAATAATGACTTCCAAAATCCATTCTATTGCGGTTTTAGAAGGATATTTGATAATTACCTGACATCAGAATACAAATCAATTGCAAGCAAGAACTGTTTGAAACGCAGGTATTTACTTGATGAATAGTTAATCAGTAGCGAATAAACGATTAATGTTTCAGTTTGCTTAATATTATAATTATTTTCTTGCTTAATTGGATTAATTTAGATAATTTTGTAAATCATTTATTGAGAATTCGTAGATAAGTGAGATGGCGTTAATTATCGAACCGTCACCGAACATGTCGGTAAGCAGAAATCCGGTGGACTACGACTACCGCCTGACTATTATGTCTTACGATGCACGTGGACGTGTGGAAGCGATTATGAAATGGAACGATAATACAGGCTTTGATATGGTTCATTACATTTACAATTCAATGAACCAGGTCGTTACGGTTACTGCCGCTGATGCTTTGTATAAGTTTATGATTTGGAATGAATATGATGATAATGGCAGACTTCATAGAGTTTATACCAAGAAAGGCGAATTAAATTCAGGCTTATTTGAAAATGGAAACATCCATTTTGATGATTTAAGATTTCCATATCCATTTTGGACTGGTGACCCCGATGGTGGATTTCCTGTTAATGAACCTGCTGTCGAGTATGAATATAATGAAAGGGGTTCAGTCAGTAAGATTAAGTATTTCGGCTTTGGTGCAGATGAAGATGTTGTAATTCAGAAAGAAATTATTTATAATCCAAGAGGTTGGGTTGACCAGCTCACTATTAGGGAAATGGTAACTTCGCCGGTTGTACTCTTCTCCCAAGCTTTTGAACGTAATTCTATTGGGAATATAACCAAGCAAACAAGTAACAGAAATGGATACGACGAGTTGGTACAGGATTATACTTATGACCGCCTCAATCGTCTTATTGAATGGGATGAAAGTAAGTACGGAACTAATGAAAAATATTCTTACGATAAAATTGGCAACAGAACATCACATGAAATAAACAACATGACTATGCGGGATTATGTTTACAATCCTGATACGAATCGGTTAAATTACTTTTATTTTGAGGATGAGAACTTTGACCAACATAGTACTTCGTACACTTATAACAACATTGGTCAGATGCTTACAAGGCTAAAAAGTTTTAATTCAGATACTATTTCTCACGAAGGATACAAATACAACACGGCAGGACGATTAGTGGAATACACCAAGAGCAATATTTCTGGATTTGGTTCGAGTTTCAACCAAAGTTTATTACCACATGAGTCATTCACAGCGGACAAATGGACTTATGGCTATAAGTATAATCATGCAGGAGTGCGTGAACAGAAGCGTATGCTTACTAGTCCGCATGGGGATGGTGATATTGATGATGAAGGAATTAAAGTATTCGCTCATCTTTGGGAGTATTATATGACCGGAGCATTTGGAGAAGAAATTGTCCAGTACAAGGGCTTTCAGACGTCTGCAGATGTTGGAATGGGACCGGAGAGAAAAGTATATCTTGGGGCTTATCGCTACCGGGCAGGTGGTGAACTGCTGTACCATCACGACGGTACAAAAGAGGTGAACTTCACGGATAATAACGGCTCTGTCCGGCTTGTTGTACGTCAGAATGGCACGGCTTTTGATACTTTACACTTTGATTACAAACCATTCGGCGATACACTATGGACATCAGCAGGCACTATGAACCGAGATAATTTTGACGGCAGCACGTATGATTCTGAATCAGATTTGCAGATGCTCGGTTTCCGTATGTACGATAATGAAACTGGTCGCTTCACCACGCCTGACCTCTTGTGGTCTGCCTTCCCAGCTCAAACGCCATACCACTATGCGTATAACTCACCAATGACTTATCGTGACCCGACAGGGCTGGCTCCGGAGAAGGAGAAGGAAAGAGAGGAGTTGCAGGTATTTCTTATACCAGACTTGGATTTGCATGATGGATTAATTAATGAGTTAAAAAATAATCCCGCATACAACCACTACTATATTATTGCAATGGCTGATCTTACATTTGCAAATGTAATGAAATTAAATGATTTTTATTTGTCTTATGGTGGTGGTAGCGGAGGAAGAACTGCCGAAGGTAAAGGTGCTGAGAATGGACAAGGAGGAAAGATAAAACAATCCAATGTTTTTGACCAAAATGGCAATCTAATTGGTACTGTTGAAAATGGCGATGGTATAGATTATATAACCGATAAAGGTTTAATGGAGTTTACTAATGGTGATGGTGAGATAGACCTTGAAAGTGTCAAAGCTGGAACCAAGGATGGAAGAAGTTTAGCTTTGCCTACTGGAGTACAAATCGGTGAATTTAGAGATTGGTTAAAAACAATTAAACAAAATAGTGAAGGTGGAATTATATTTACAAAAGATGGTAAAACTTTAGCAGTTCCTGATAGGTTTATAAAAGGCAGAGACGGAGGTATTGAAGGATCCGTTGATTTAATTGGTACAATAAACAGTGATGAATTTAAAGCAATTGTTGGCAGTATAGAGAATATTCTTTTAATCGTTCATTCGCATTTAAGCAGTGGTTTGCCTTCTTATGTCCCTGGTCTTACTGGGTCTGATGATCTTAGGACAGCAAGGCAATTTAATAATCTATATGGTAGAACCGGATGGGGAGTTTTTCAATTTAACAGAGGAAGCGATTCTTTTATGAACGGTTCAATGTACTTCTTTGATGGTTATCTTCACAATAGAAATACATATAGGTTCCAAATGAAAATGAAAGACTTTACTAATCCAAGCAGAGGACAATAATGACAAAAATATTATTTCAATTTAAAAAAATACGAACTTATTTATTATTTGTAATCATCATTTTAACTAATGTTGAACTTAAATCACAAACCGAATGTGACAGTCTTGAAAATCTTTATCCTGATGTACCTGATTATTGGTCGTGGAATGATTCAGTCAATCAGATAACTTATAAAAAATGGTACAATGATTTACCTGATTGCAAAAAATACAGAAGATTTCGATTAAGTGAATATCGGCAAATTCCTTTTAATAAAAGAGAAATTGTTAAGGAATTTTACACAGTACCAGGAGATACAATTTTAATAAATGATGATTTCAAAGACTTTGAAAATTTAAAAGAAATTATGATAATAAGTTGTTATATAGCTGGGATATCCAAGGAATTATTTAAACTTCCAAAGCTAAAGACTTTATTTATTGCTACTGGTTATTATATTGGACAAGATAAAAATAATTTTCTTAATGGAATCAGTGAAGCTCAACAATTAGAAACTTTGGAAATATCCGAAATTTTAGGAACTGAAACATTAAGTCCCGAAATATTGGAACTTACTAATCTTCAACAACTTAAAATTGTAAATTTAAATGCTTCAAGCTTACCTGATAAATATCAAAACTTAACAAAACTGAAAGAATTAACTTTAACTGATCTTGCAAGTTCTGAAATTCCAACTTCATTGGAGAATCTTACACAAATTGAATATCTGAAACTTTCAGGAAAAGGAATAAGTTATATACCTGAATTTATTTCAGATTTTAAGAATTTAGAATTCTTAGATATATCAGGTAATATAGATGTGCTTGATTCCAATTTTGGTTTTTTCCCAAAATTAACATGCTTAGCCCTAAGTGATAACAAATTAGAAAATATTGACAATTTAATTGACAATTTAATAAGTTCTGATGTTAAAGGTCTATATTATATTGATTTAACAAACAATAAATTTAAGAAAGTTCCTAAAAATTTAACAAAATTCAAATCAATTGTATATTTAGATTTAGACAGTAATGATTTGGAATCTTTTGATGTTGATTTTAGTAAAACGGGATTAGGAGTACTTGAATTATCAAATAATAAATTGAAAGACATTCCAAAAAGTATATCACATTCTACGGAAAGCGATTTGGAAAGCCCTATAGTTTATATGAATGATAACAATGTTGAAAAGCTACCTGATTGGATCGGTGAAGCTAATTTTCCATTTTTATACTTAAAAAATAACAAAATCAAATATTTCGGAACTGAATTATGCAGAAAAAATGATTTAAAAAAAGTATATCTTGATGGAAATCCTATAGAAGATTTTGACCCCAAAATATGTGAGTGTGAAAATGGAATGTTAATTTCAATTATCGGAGCAGATGAAAAATTATCCGAAAAAATCAGAAAGTATAATAATCTGGAGACGGACAAAGTTAAAATTGTAACCACTGAAGAAGAGTATGAGAAGTACCAATATTTAATTAGTGATTAAGGTGAAATTATTTTCCTTATTGGTCAGATGCTTACAAGGCTAAAAAGTTTTAATTCAGATACTATTTCTCACGAAGGATACAAATACAACACGGCAGGACGATTAGTGGAATACACCAAGAGCAATATTTCTGGATTTGGTTCGAGTTTCAACCAAAGTTTATTACCACATGAGTCATTCACAGCGGACAAATGGACTTATGGCTATAAGTATAATCATGCAGGAGTGCGTGAACAGAAGCGTATGCTTACTAGTCCGCATGGGGATGGTGATATTGATGATGAAGGAATTAAAGTATTCGCTCATCTTTGGGAGTATTATATGACCGGAGCATTTGGAGAAGAAATTGTCCAGTACAAGGGCTTTCAGACGTCTGCAGATGTTGGAATGGGACCGGAGAGAAAAGTATATCTTGGGGCTTATCGCTACCGGGCAGGTGGTGAACTGCTGTACCATCACGACGGTACAAAAGAGGTGAACTTCACGGATAATAACGGCTCTGTCCGGCTTGTTGTACGTCAGAATGGCACGGCTTTTGATACTTTACACTTTGATTACAAACCATTCGGCGATACACTATGGACATCAGCAGGCACTATGAACCGAGATAATTTTGACGGCAGCACGTATGATTCTGAATCAGATTTGCAGATGCTCGGTTTCCGTATGTACGATAATGAAACTGGTCGCTTCACCACGCCTGACCTCTTGTGGTCTGCCTTCCCAGCTCAAACGCCATACCACTATGCGTACAACTCACCCCTGACTTATCGCGACCCGACGGGCTTAGCTCCGGAGAAGGAGAAAGAAGGTGAGGAGTTGCAGGTATTTCTTATACCAGACTTGGATTTGCATGATGGATTAATTAATGAGTTAAAAAATAATCCCGCATACAACCACTACTATATTTTTGCAATGCTTGACGCAACATTTGCAAATGTAATGAAATTGAATGATTTTTATTTGTCTTATGGTGGTGGTAGTGGTGGAAGGGTTGCTGAAGGTAAAGGTGCTGAGAATGGAACTAATAAAATTAGTCGCGATAAATTAATAAAGAAATTTAATAAAGAAATTAAAGAAATGTTTAAAAAATCAAAAGACAATAACAATAAAGAATATGGAGGAATATTTTTCTATGATAAAAATGGTAAACTTAGATTTGAGTATGTGGAAGGAAAAAATGATGTTAGTATGGGAACTAAAATAGCCGAGCTCGTTATGGAAATTATGGAAAGAGAAGGAATAGGGCGTGAATCAATAATTGCTGATATCCATACACATGCAAAATCTGGTGGTCCTTTTTCATTTAATGATATGTATGATATAGCAGCATATTGTGATTACCCACCACCAACAGGTTTTAAAAGTTACTTAGATAATGGAGATTTCTCGTTTGTTGTAGGAGAAAATGGAATTTACGGTTTTGAAATAACTGATGCTAAGGGGTTTCACAAGGATATACATATGATAAAAAGGGAAAGTCCAGCACGTGAAAAGAATACTAAATATTATTTAAATTATTTTAATAAAAAATATGGTGCATATGGCAATTTCTTTTATTTTAAACAAAAATTTGGAAATTAAAATGAAAACGATACAAGTACTTAATAAATATTTTATATTTAGCGTGTTATTAATTATAATTATAAGTTCACTTTTTTCTGCTAATCAAATAGATGAAGAATATTTGAAATTGACTCCTGAAAGAAAAAGAATAGTAGATTTTATTATTTTCATCCGAAATTTTAATCAAAATACAAGACTATTTGAAATATTTAATTTGAGTGATGAATATGAGGAACTATTAAAAAATAAAAAACTATTCTTTGATTTTTTTGATTATAATAAATATAAAGAATTAAACTTAAGTGAATTTAGAAGAAAACTAGTTCCCGAATATAATTTAAAGTATTTAGGTAAAACGCAAAGTGTAATAGTTGACTCAAAGGAAAATTGGGTGGAATATGGTTTTCTTGAATATTATAAATATAATGATAGCTTAATAATGGAAGTAGAGTACGGCTTTCATACAAGTTGCTTCAAATACAAATTCATTGAAGATGAAGATTGGGCAAAATTCGATACAACAAATATAAGTTTATGCAATAAAATTGATTATTGTGTAATGTTGATAGATAAGAATTTTGTAAAAAATGTTTTAAAAACTCGTATTGCAGATATAGAAGAAATGCAAAAATCATTTGAAATAAATTTTTATGATGAAAAGGAACAATTATTGGATATACTTAATAATTTAGAAAAAGTTTTTGATGTTAATAATTCTCCATAAAATTTAACATTAACAAAAAAATAACAGATGAGTTATCGGAAAATACAGTTAAACATTTTACATACAAAGAAAAAAATTGAGAGTAAGTTATGAAAATTAGAAAAATTAGTATAATTATCATATTTATAATGTTAAT
Protein-coding sequences here:
- a CDS encoding leucine-rich repeat domain-containing protein, yielding MTKILFQFKKIRTYLLFVIIILTNVELKSQTECDSLENLYPDVPDYWSWNDSVNQITYKKWYNDLPDCKKYRRFRLSEYRQIPFNKREIVKEFYTVPGDTILINDDFKDFENLKEIMIISCYIAGISKELFKLPKLKTLFIATGYYIGQDKNNFLNGISEAQQLETLEISEILGTETLSPEILELTNLQQLKIVNLNASSLPDKYQNLTKLKELTLTDLASSEIPTSLENLTQIEYLKLSGKGISYIPEFISDFKNLEFLDISGNIDVLDSNFGFFPKLTCLALSDNKLENIDNLIDNLISSDVKGLYYIDLTNNKFKKVPKNLTKFKSIVYLDLDSNDLESFDVDFSKTGLGVLELSNNKLKDIPKSISHSTESDLESPIVYMNDNNVEKLPDWIGEANFPFLYLKNNKIKYFGTELCRKNDLKKVYLDGNPIEDFDPKICECENGMLISIIGADEKLSEKIRKYNNLETDKVKIVTTEEEYEKYQYLISD
- a CDS encoding carboxypeptidase regulatory-like domain-containing protein — translated: MFKRLLKSSNWLTLTIALVFGISSFGYAQNQLKPVDKVNVQLMGGKKGEIYIADGFISWFYPNDEKTATGFNIYIAEGKSEDIKDFQFFDKVSREDALGRDQYHFKFSGLESKKNGWSFVVKATNNNGAEGAVREYVFAELRNSNTPVHKIIFTSKPLLHIGLNETYTYTPEIETNIEEAEFIYSLVNSPEDVEFDSQTGELVWQPKKSGLHHFKIEVKAIAGDKIIASAVQTWSVMVKECSELATVSGTVNDVDGNSIKMGMISVFSYSDNNGRLNKSFVFNARFENGIFEIPNLDKGEYYILVEAFSMNNTTAYYPTWYDNAINFDDAKPIEIDCGDEIELAFIIKEIPKPKMYKVSGKVVDADDFEPVRNGVVEFRGEDINSGKMIGHTFKLNQNGTFEGKLPDSFIYKAVASGVYFSNDQNRPQAYFPQFYELADNPTDAKSIMLTDDRTDIDFYLVKVPNYENNIYGTVVDIEDNPLEGIEVTAFLVNSDGKFVKYIYMGKSSITDEFGNYKIENLIPGDYVILARPHSRTLSPGFYVEDDISTLSWQEATRVSVDEEGSHGSYQITLTLIERNGGKGIVRGNVGRDKKGFVNSKDDPSDAILGASVYLVNAKNNVTHSLSTDEFGKFELNNVAEGTYTLVLDKIGYQGSKTEITIGDGNVVEKDMEMSPVDVTSVNDEITFGFEVYPNPATDFVNVQIEQVNTESRIILYNNTGIEVLRLNALTGNIQSINTSELPAGSYFLKVLNGNDYSIKPIIIIK